GTTGAGATTTTGGAGTGAGTGCGAGTGAGAGTGCTTTCGTGAATCAGTGTGAGTAGTGTGAGTGCTTATGAGTGCGCACGCCGCACTACTTAAGAttacacaacaacaaaaatttcgaaaagtacttaaagtttttatttattttgcgtCTCTCCGCTCGACACGCAAACATACTATAAAACCGAAAAACGAgagaagaaaaataataaaattgatgaAAGAAGCGCCCAGagaaaaatagaaattaattCACTTGCCACCCACTTCGACGCTTGGCGCGCTtcccaaaaatgttttcttttacgTTTTCGGGAAAACTTCTTTCGCTGTGTCTCGTTTCTATTTGCATTCGCCCAAAGTGAAAATGGTTTTTACTGGTTTTTTTCaggaatttttgttttatgatttatgCCACGATATCTAGCCAGACCGATCGCCCCAAAGCGGCACATTAGCATAGTTCAGCCCCTTGGAAAAAGGGCCTTTGAAGTGCTGCTCTCCCTTCCCCGTCTGTTTTTCTCCACTCAACGACGTGCTAATTtggcaaaataataaaacaaacaattaaaaatacattcgAGTGTCAATTGCAGTGTAGTTTTCTGCGTTGCATCTGTTTGGGGCAGAATCATCAACGTGAATATGTGAAATTTATGGTCGAATGCTGAAAGGCTTTAATGGCACCTATTTGGCTTGCATTTCGTTGCGTAATCGATCATTATGGAAACGAACATGAAAGCTAATATagagtttgttttattttggagATTTTTAAGTGCATTTGCTAGTTTAATGCCCTGGCTTGTTTCTGTGCCTGGGTGccttttgaatatttccttattaattttgaatttattgacatttttgttgaattttttgcCTTTAATCAAACGCAATCAAGTTATTGAGTGCGCAATTTCGACTTTAGTGAAGTGCCGCCAAAGCCTTGATCTGTCAGCTTATAAAGCCTGCCATATCGGCCTGGAGCAACTGATTAGGGCCCAACTTGCTGTAGGGAGACCCCTCCGAAAACCTCCATAAACAATGCAAATGTGGGACTGACTGGTCTCACCCACTCGCACAGCACACTGTgtccaaaaatttaatttatgcgcCGGCAATTAAACATGCATCATTTACGTTCGCATCTGAACGCGAGCGACATCGACATGATTCGACGTTCAACATTCGCCGGCGACAGCGGAGGCGGCAACATCGACACGAGCTCCTCCCTATCGACTGCACTGagcaaaaaaatgttgtagtcaaaaaaaaaacactaacatttttattatgtttatttaatccTAAAATAAATGATGTTATAACAAATAAGAACTGAATTCAAGCcttgtatacatttttattaataaacaaaagtgtcattttgtaaaactttttttgtaatgtttaATACCATTTAATTTAgcattttattgaattatatttatacgGTTGAAATGAACTATGGcaatataaactataaaaaatgtttctagACATTGTAATAGACATTTatcttaaatacttttataattGATTATGTTTTTCTTCTCAGTGCATAATCCCCAACACTCCCCTGCATCCAAGTCCATAGATCTGTCAACACTTGGCGCATTGGAGAGTGGAAAAAGGGACTGAAACTGGGAAAAGAGGGCGAAATAGTGGGCTCCACATGACATCTTGGCATTGTCCATTCGCCAACGCCCCATCATTTGTCaatattaactttaattaGCAAAATTTCCGTTCTTGTGGCATCTTCGTTTTATATTCAGTGCCCCGTTTAACTTGACATAGTCTGCGCTTCTTCTCAATATTCTAATGAAtcacaatttgttttattcgATTGGGCAGCAGTTATTTCATTGCCCAAGCTGCACAGATCGTTTGTATTCATTGCCATGGGGGAAGTTCATATTTTGTGGGTGGGAAAGTCGATTTTTTATGGAAACACCCTCAGTGCGGTTAATTGGGTAACTTGTATCTAATGTACATTATTAATTTAGAAGTTGTTATAGTAAGTTAATTTGTTAGACATTAGGCATGATCAATTCATACATATAATTCAAAAACGTCAAgagtttattttgtataaaaacgATATTTTATGTCGGTTttattttgcgcatttataAGTGCAGAgagcataataataataaaaattgtaccTTAAATCTTCCCACACTTGTTGCATGTTATTGAAATACCCATAAATTGATAtctttttaatagaaaatccCCAGAACTGCCTTTTACTTGTTGAACAGCCAACCTTTAGCGGATTTCTCTGTTCGCTTTTTTCCCGATTCCGTGAAAGCACATCAAATGTGTTACCAAAACAGGAGAAACGGCAGCGGCAGTCGAAGAACGTGCAAAATCTGAAATGAATTGGTAATTTATTATGCAATGTCATGGCTTTCATGTGGGCAAGAACACAAAATACAGAGGAGGCACCGAAAGGAATGGAAAGCTGGTGGGCTAATTAATGACCAAATGGATCTGGTCATGTCAGCGCTTATCGTCGGCGTCCGGTATCGACAACATTTGCCAAATTAATGCAAATCATGCAAACACCAGAAGATCCAACCAGGATGATGcccatgatgatgatgatgatgcagTGGGTCCGGTATCAATACGCGCCTAATGAGTCAAGTGGCCGAAAAGGATTTTCGGTGGGTGCGGATGCGGttttgtatctttgtatctgtgtatctCTGTATCTCTGTGTCTGTCTGCCAATGTCTAAATCCCCCAAGCCagataaattgtattttgagGGCATTACTGTGGCAAATGAATGAATCACATGCCTTGGCATCCGCACAGCCACAATAGCCGTAAAGCAATATGTTGACAATGACAATGAGTTTGGGGTCAAGACGGGGTGTTAAGATAAGATGGTATTCCAATACCTGTAGCTGCTTTCCATATCGCAGATGAGTGGACCACCGCACAATGGTCAGCAACAAATACACCATTTCGCCATTTGCCCTTATCAATTCATCCATCATTCATTCACTCAGGCGGCCATTCATTAAGTCACGGCCAAAAAGGGCGTGGCCCCCGGTCACAAAGCTATATATCTTTCGACAGCATTAATCATGTGACAATTGCGCTGATAGACAAAATGAGATGCGTTTTTCATCAAAGGATGCGGCCCAGTCTGAATCGCTCTTTAATTGATCGATTCAAGGGAAGTCAGAGGATGGGTTTATAATAAAACAGTAAAATTTGGAAAAGATGATATGTAAATAACGATTTTCACTTCCTTTTTTactaaaatagtttatttattttagaatatttttttttatgtatttatagcCAATCCGAAACATAAATAAACCACTTTTAGCTAATCTTATTTTATCTTGTATATTTTTTCGGttataaaaatctattttacttttttttatatttttaagaattaactAAAGTCGAACAATTAAACAAAGTACGAATTTAGGTCATTGCAAGACTTTCAGTTAAGCCAAATTGCAGTTTGTTCAAGTCAGCATCAGCAGATAAGACAATATGCATACAACTCAGGCCAATATAAAACTGCAACCGCAATATCTTTACCCAGAAAACACAGTCCATTCATAAAGGCGACATCACAAAGGGAGATTTGCCCTTTTGTGAAAGTGTGAAATATTTGCGTGAGATGCCCAATGAATATCTCTCTTTTCTGTCGCATTGCGGGTAtggtatatgtatattttagtCTTTTGTATTTTCGTATTTTCGAATCGCCAGGCCTTTCTGGCTTTCTGGTGAAATGGCCTGACACTTGACGTGGCCGAACATGAGACACCGGGCGAAAAAAAGGATGGGAATCGTTGAGTTACGCGCATCCAATggccataaataaatgcgcaatgCATTAAATGCCGCGCAcacacaacaacagcaacagcaacaacaacaatcaacggaacaacaacaacttcggCTCGATTCCCGCATCGCACGTCTCagtaattaattaaagcaTTAAGTGCTAATTTTACGACAACTCGATTTGTGCGTTGGCCCCCTTGCAATCCGCAGTTCGCAATTCGCAATTTGCATGCTGCCATCTCACCATCGCCATCTCTCGACATCTCGCCATCGGAATTTGGCAGCCgctaacaaaaaacaaaaaacaaaaaacaaatgtatataaaataaaataaaacgttgAAAAGGAAGCAAAAGTGTCGTCTGGTTTGCCTTTTGGTAATGGGAGCGTGACTCACGCTAGAAATTGATTGGCATTTCACAAGAACAAAAGCGACAGGTGCTTAATAGGCTGCATACAAAtccattttagttttttataaaattccatGTCAGAATGTtcttaaagaatattaaagCATAAGCTATATAAATCGTTGTTTAAAACTGTAACCCTTTTGCATGCAAAAAGGCTAAGCTTAGTTAACCAGTTTAAAtccatttaattatattaactGGTTTTAACAAGCGAAATAATGCTTACTTTTTTTGAGaatttatcatttattcaatctgttttcatattttttttcttctttaatattttttcatttcttgtgttgtagaatttatttttttttctttttaaaaatgtttttttaatatcgcttactttgtttgtttttaaatacttttatttttcttaaattaaataaaactttatttgtcTTACTTTCAAACAGCAGACCAATTATAAacttgttaaatatattacgcaaattttaaaagatgaTTGTTAGTTTGTGAGTAGTAGGTTTATATTAGTATTGAGTTTTACTGAAttctttttaaacaaatttttacttgatggtttttgtaatatcctttttaattttaactattgaataatatttgttttaataaagaattttgaCTGAATTGAGTCTTGCTGACTATCTTGGTTTTCCTTGCTGGTTTTGGTTACTATATTACATACTTTAAAGCAGTCATACACATTTTTTGGGGTATTTTCGTTAGCTTGGGTCTCACGTTTCCATCTCCATAAAATCGCTGCACCTTGGCTCTTTTCCCCCGGAGATTTCCTGGACAGTGTCGACTGTCAAACGTCAAACGTGGAGTCGCCTGTCAGCCAGACAGTCGTCAGATGAAAATGAAGATGAGgacgaagacgaagacgaGGACCAAGATGCGGCTGAAACAAGTTGGCCCATGCCAATGAGACGATCTCCCCAAAGGCAATAataacagaaacagaaacagaaatacaacaacaactgtTCAACTTTTCAACTGTCGCCAAGATTTTCATCAGTGCCTTGGGTTTTCCACTcgcagcacacacacacacacacacacacacttccCAATTTTCCCTGCATCTTCACCAAATCGCTTGCAGTTTGCAGTTCATATTTTCACtggccttttgtttgctttgatgttatttttaaaaatgcggGGAAGTCGAGGGGTTGAGACCACATACTATACAACATAAAAATGctcatttgttgttgctgtcacaGGGACAGAGACTCCCTTGTAATTAATCATATGCATTTGCTTTCATTAGCAAGTCAACAAGAAAAGATACTCTTCGGTGCATCTTACAGATGCGTTGATGGCTTATCGAGGAAAAACGCATTTTCAGATATGGGAAATAGGTTAAACAATGCTAAAGAAAAGATGAGTGGGAAAGCtggtttaataataaacaagtcaatgaagaaatttataaaaatatcattatacaaatattaactgtgataaaaatcaattaatatattatagttGTAGcgcaaatataaaattaatttttatttggcaaatATCATGCatcaaattaaacttaaactatttcaatcataaattttaaaaggttaaAAGGTTAatccattttattattttgaacaacagctaaattttaacaaatttttttttttaatctatacaaattttgttaatgtTTGTAAGTATCTATAACGTGTTGAATATTTAAGATCCCTGTATCAATCAGCTTGTCTTGTGTATGCTGTTACCATACAACATTCAATCTTTGCTCTGAAAGTTAATTTTAGATTGAGACAGCTCTCGATAAAGCatcgttttattttcgttCCTTTTTTGGCTGCCACAACAAATACGAGTTCTTAGTCATCGGTTAAACACAATGGATTAGGCATATAAAGAGGAAATAatgagtggaaatttatcagtTGGCCCCTAAGCTTTGTGCATTTATAGTTGGCCATTAGGGGATTACACAAACGTTGGCCAAAGTTCCTCAATCTTCTCGTTTACTATATATCCCATAGTTGATCGGGGGGATTATTGTTTCCAGTTGGCGAGGAGGGTGAAAAGGATCGGAATCATTTGCTTGAATGATCACTGGAGTCGGacaaaaccacaaaatcgGTAAAAGATTTcacaaaggtggcagccataAATTTCGCATTTTGCATACGCAATTCAGGTAGATTCAGCCATTAAAATTGTAGCACAATTGTTGGCAAAAATGTCTGTAATTACGGCAATGGCCATGGAAACTGCACCCTGGCACTCTTGACTGCGTTTCCGATTGTTCAGGATGTTCGGGGACATGAGAAGAGTGTTGGCAAATAATTGGTTATGGGTGATGGTACGAAATATGCAGGCTACGCCGGGAAAAATccgaaaaacaaatgaaatgaaatactCTCGAGTTGGAAGGGGGAAAAATCGCTTTCATTTCCCAGTAGTTATCTACGCATTTCTCCATTCTGACGTCTGTCAGCCGCATTTTATATGGCCCGAAGTGTGTGCGTGAGAGTTTTGTTCAATCAATGCTTGTAAATTCTGCCTACAAATCACATAAATCCTGTCCGTTGGAATAGAAACTAGCCTGAGTTatgaattcaataaataacaaacgGAATTTCGAGAGCTTCGTTTACCTGAAGTGAAGTTGTTGAAAATCGAAgttgcaataaataattatatcaatttttggagttttgaataatttttattgctaGGAAATGTAGTGGGTGTATGCAAACAGAATAATAATGcattttattgaaaacttGATTTATTAAGAAATCACTTTATAAATGGTGAAATCAATAGGTTAATAAATGCATTACCTACATAAAATCAAGTACAGCATTTAAATACTAATCAAAGTACccaatataaaaagtatatactATTTATAACTTGCATTATATTTCATTTACATatacttaacatattttttgtaaatacaatTACAATCCATCACCCGTTGAACTTTGTTCCTTTCCCCTATAAAATCATCATCTCCGCACTTCCTTCTTCTCAATTCGTCTCAATTGACGGTTATGCACTTCCTTATGCAAATGAAGTTCAGCTTTGGGTTGATTGCCATCGCAGatcattaatattaattccGGATATGCCACACAAAATCTTTGTAAGTATAATTAACCGCAAATGCATAGCCAATCCCAAAAAAGCATCAGCATACGTAATTTCCCGTGACATCGAACAGCTACTTACTCGTATGAGTTCTACTTAAGCCTGTTTGCGCaatatataccatataccatTCGTTCTGTAAGACATTTTCGGCTGCAAAGGAATGTTAATGCTGCAAATACAACAAAACATATTCCCAGTCATTAGGAGGAATCCCCATGCCCCACAACTTTTAAGGAGGGTTGGCAAACATGGCAGAAGGTGAACATcaattttgaaacatttttctcCAACGCACGCAACAGTACAAATCGATGTCGATGGGCACGCCCCCACAGGGCAGATACACTGATGAAAAATAGTATTCAAGTGGTCTGACGATTTGGCACTCTCTTGAAATGGCAAAGGGAACAATGATAAAAATGGAATGGTAAAAACAAATGgctataaaattcaaaatttgtattcaaattaaaagtaaaatcataatattaataaaattcatattaaattaatattttagtttgcAAAAACTTtgtattaatgtttaaaattttacatttaaaataatttctttttgctatatatatttaaattaattctggttttaaaaattaattacatatttgtgactttaaaatctatttcgataatagtcaaattaaatattgaaaaacttggaatattgcaatatttaatattactaAAATTGCATTGAATGAcaatcaaagcgaaaaatattaaaaatttagtaTAAGTAGTTAATCGATATAATgatttactaattttttttgtaatttaaaattccagCTAATGTGATTTTATTCACAGATGATCAGAAATGTTTCAGTTCAcatgttatttaattatttagaagGCTGGTGCAGAATTAAATCGTTAACTTTTCTAGGTGTAGCAATCCAAATCCAGTCCGTTGCTGATTTGTAGGTGTTGTCGTCTTCATCTCGCCCGTTTAGCCGGCCATTCCGATTTACGCTGTGGCCACACAATTATGCTCATCAACATCCGTCAGTCGTCGTAGTAGTCGTCGTCTTCATCGTCGGTGGAAAAGTGTTAAGTAATGAGTTAATCTGCAACAAGACTCGCATGATTAAGTGCTCTGGGCCTGTTTTCACTCGGGAGGAGGTTAAATATGGATGTGGAGGAGGAGGTTGGGGTCGAGGTGGCAGTggaagtggatgtggatgtggatgtgaatTCCACATTGAAATGGAGGTGGGCCAGTCAAATGGGAGGTGGTTGTTGCTAAGAGTGGGTCTTTAAATAGATTCGTTCCGTCCAGGCTTTGAATTCatgaattcatttaaaaaaactaagttaaatattaatatttataaataatatttataaaataaatttggagGAACTTAAAGTACTTTgtgttatttaatattaactaatattctttttaaagggataatgattttttttcttcaggGTCTTAACTAGCAAGTgagttataaaattttgttaaaaggCTTATCAAAGAATCCTGATTTTTATGCTGACATTAAGTTACAActtatttataagttatttatttttgataatatttatGCTCCCATTTTATCCCCAATTTTCGACCACTGTACGATGGGTAAAACTGATAATTATGATTGTGGCTGGGCAGACGATTTGCTCGAATGGCGGGGCGCACATTTGTTGAGCTGCGCTTATTATTTATCACGCAAATTGAGTTAATGTGGCCGAGATTAAGGACTAGCAGCGATCATAGGGCAGCTATTGATCATTCCACCTCCAGATGCAGACATCGCGGAGACTCTATCTCTCAGGGGCCTTATCAATTTGATAAATTACGATATAGATATAATGCCAGCCCCGCCAGTATCTATGTGGGTGAGTTTGGTCAACGAAAAAGTGGCAGTAGCCGTAGCCCATGACTGTGATTGACATAATTGGGCGCACcataaacgcacacacacactctgtAGTGTACACTGAAACACATAGTTTATGATCGCCACAGACAATGATCAATTACAATGAGCAATCTGAATCATAAATATTGTCAGTTTGAcggcagcaaaaaaaaaaaaaaagaaataacaacaaacgaaaaaaactACTCAATGCGTTGATTTTTCTTTATGCCGAAActccaattaaaattgtgattaTGATGAAGCACTGCGAAGACGCAAGAGAAgccacaaaacaaaatcaaataaataaggagaagtaaatgaagaaaaaagtGAACTGCATCCAGACTTAGTTGGAGCACTTTTGAAGAAGGTGAACCCACAGCGAgccataaattataattatcgACGAGATTAACTCTTTGCCGCGCCACTTAACTGCGATGACACACGCTCCCAAGACGACTTGTAAGTGAGAGAGAGACGGGGCTAGGGGTAGAGAAAGAGACAGCCGGCGAGGGGCTAAGGGGGCGAAGAAAGAGACAGCCAGAAAGGTGGATCTGAGTCTTCTGCTAAAAGAAAGCCACCGCAGATAAGCAACAAAGACGACACTAAATCGTATGCGATAGCAGCAGGAGAGATGGAACAAATAATGTAAGGGTAGACTTCGAAATTAcctttaaattaatacaagttttaaaattaaatattattaaaaaacaagaaaaatgtaatagttaaaatacaataatataatatttatagaaaCATATATAGAAATGTTAAAtacatttcttaaataatCTTTATCTTATTAGTccttaaaaatctttttaaaatgtaaaaataaaacaaatacaaaactaaGAATTaaacaggtttttttttacgatttttataaattgaagttgtatgttttgaattcaatttcattggttattttattcaatttttttcaatttcatttgtattattattaacataacttttatttttatataaatactataataaaataatctttccATTATCCCCTAACATGAAGGGGCTTAATATCTCATTTTAAGTCACCCTTCAGCGCAAGTTGTCATGTCAATACCCCTTTCAGAAATACCCTTCACCGATAATTCCTCTCTTACATGACACATaccaatataaaaatacaaccagaaaacaaaaaataaaagttacatTGAAAGAAAGAACAGAACTTGTATCTCCCAGTGGaacattctttatttttttggcgaTAACTTTGGACGCAGGACGGCCGGCGGCTACTTcaattgatattatttttttcaggcAAACAAAACGCAAGAAGCTCGAAAAATTTATGACCCCCTGTGGTTTTATCGACGCCTCTGCGACACAACCCTGATTCGATGCTCCGTTCCTGCGACGATTGAAATGCAGACGAAAGACACGGGAATCCGACTTCGAATCCGAGGATGTCACagctaaacaaaaactataatcaTAAATGCGGATGGGGATGGAGAGCATTGTTTTTTGTGTCTTTTAGCTCGAATTTGCCATGGCGATGAGTCGAGAGATTGTGAGATTCCCAGACCCATTTCATTCAGTACGCATTTCATTCATGGCTGCGATTTCAGATGCCCTCCTACCCTGTaaaagtatctgtatctgtatctgtatctgtgccTGTGTCTGTGCATCTGTATCTCTATCTCGTTGTGTTggtaattttcaatttttataggCGTCTTGGGTCGCCAACGCTCTTGACCTGCCAGATAACGATTCCCTACTCCTCATCCCGTATTTCCAGCACCGATTTATGACACACCACAAAGGCTAATGCTTAATTATGGCAAATTGCAAATCGAGGccgtaaaaaaattaacacgaATTTCATTTCTGTGTGTGCATTCTCCGCCCAGTTCCGCTGCAGCAATCGTCTCggccaaatattttaattagctTCGACGACGATCATTAAACTCGACGGCGGGGGAAAAAGAAACTGTGAGCGTTTTACGATCTGCCAGAAGCAACAGCTTCACAGTTTTGTTCTTGTGTCCAAAAGAGTTTGCACAATGGAACGCCTTAAAAcgaaaatgcattaaaatttaatcatgAAACTCACTCGCCTAACTGGAACATAAACAGGGATCACGGATCAAGTTAAGCAATGAAATTCGAAACACATTCTTTTGGGGCCACAAAGAGATTAGTCAACAAACTTTGGACGTTTTACAGTTTTTGTGTAAGCTTTTTTTGCCTCAAAGGGGCTTAAATCCCACGAAGGTAGTAAAAGTCATTGCAATTTTAAGGGGAGCTTAGTCATTTTTATGCCTTCTTCAGTATAATAACAaagtaaaaatacttttatcttttaattagtaacagttttgtttaattagttatttacttatatttattatctGGGGATCGTGGGTGTCTTAGATGATAGATTGTACACAACCCTTTGGCTTCCTGGAACTCATATAGATCACATTGATTATTATCATCACCACATCTtcataatcatcatcatcagtgATGTTCGGAGCTTCCTGTCCGTGTTCCGTGTTTTGGCTACTCAAGTCGATCAATCGACCGAAGCCCATAGAACGCCAATGTCTGCATCTTCctcctttttttataaattctcaAATTATCAGTTTATGGctgcttttagttttatgaGCCGATCACGTACTAACCATTCAGACGCGATCACTTCGCCAGCGCCTTTGCTTTTGCCAAAGGCACTGCTAAAATCTGTCCCTCTTTTAAAGATGGGCACAGTGGTCAATCTCCTAAAGAAAAATcatatattcaaaaacaaaatttaaattaatatatgatatttattaaattattatttactctatttattttaattactctataaaatttgtaacaaattgaaaattataaatgtaatatttgttttttgaatttcatttgCCAGTGTTTACTGTACTTCTATTTCTGCCTTTGCTGACATCCAGAAACCCCGCTCACCTCCCTTTCTTCGACTTGTCTGCGTGCGAATCTTTTGCCGGCTTAGTGATGTGATCCCCCTCTATCCTCTTATATCTATACATTTTACCCCCTTTCGCTGCCCCTGATCGGTTccctttgttattgttgttggccgGAGCCGTTTCGCTTCATTTTCAGCGCATTTTTATCGACTGCACAGCtaattaaaagtgaaaaagaaCGTCGAAAGAGACGAAACTGCGGTTCCCGAGGGTCTTTGTGGTGCGCTGTTAGTTTGGCagaaatttaacaaattatttaatgatagATGGTTGTTAAATTGACTGGCCCATGGTCCGTCTGGATGGATCTCCTCTGACCATGGGTTATTGGCGGGTATTAAGTGATtagaaaaggaaaaggggaTCCAAATGGTTGTTAGGGGATTAGCCAGAAAGCCGAAAGCAAAGCCAAAACCCGCTGAACTTTTCAATCGCAATTCAATGGTACTCGAAAAAATGCTCATATGAAAAGGGCAAGcagaaaagcaaacaaatgacAATTCGAACCATTTCGTAATCCCCAATGTCGCACAATTGAAATATGTAATTAATTATGCCCATAGGCGGTGGTCGCCTGCTGTTTATTTTCTGCTAccagaaaacaacaacaaaaatggaagccaaaaaaaaaaaaaaaattgaacaacaaacattattttttcgatAGAAATCTACAAAACTATTTGCCACACACTGAAAAGTCGGGGGACTGTTGTGTTTGGGTTTTTGAGGGACCGCCAGCAGCTTCAAAAGCGtcgcttttttgtttttgttgctgctcatatttcgattttaatgaaTCCACTCTATGATTATCTTGATTACGAAACAGTTCcccaaaaacaacagaaaaaaagccaaaaagcgCCACACAAATAAACCATTCAAATGAAATACTCCCGCCCACTCAAGCCAAAAGCTTGAATGCACGACTGAATGCATGAAGAGTTATCGCCATCGCTATCGCTATCTCTGTCTGTCCCCTATTGCCGTCTCGCATGGTGGTCTTTTTCGGCGGCAAACtactgaaaatattaattaaaagccataaaaagcaacaaaatgttaataagCAGTTATCATCGCGTGCATTTCCAATTTGAAATCCAAATGAATATTAAAgcacatgcaaattttaaagcacatgcaaattttacaaaacattTGCAAATAAATGTGCTCTAATTTCGCGTAGTAGAGGGTAAATGAGGTCGTTTAGTTGGCAGCTAGaagagaaaataaatgaattttggctttaaaacaatattatccttgtacaaaaataaacattatattttattttgttacagAAAGGGACTTGCATTTTATATTACTAATGCAAAAGTTATG
This genomic stretch from Drosophila gunungcola strain Sukarami unplaced genomic scaffold, Dgunungcola_SK_2 000001F, whole genome shotgun sequence harbors:
- the LOC128262712 gene encoding LOW QUALITY PROTEIN: uncharacterized protein LOC128262712 (The sequence of the model RefSeq protein was modified relative to this genomic sequence to represent the inferred CDS: deleted 4 bases in 2 codons), producing MFTFCHVCQPSLKVVGWGFLLMTGNMFCCICSINIPLQPKMSYRTNYMVYIAQTGLSRTHTSK